The following proteins are co-located in the Punica granatum isolate Tunisia-2019 unplaced genomic scaffold, ASM765513v2 Contig00046, whole genome shotgun sequence genome:
- the LOC116189881 gene encoding protein PHLOEM PROTEIN 2-LIKE A8-like: MAPKRERAPLETINQVFPSFKGPDTRQGFTDVLYHALVDAGVRVFRFDEEICKGEDIGEEKLRAIQESGVFVLIFFITYASSKWCLMEMSHDAAFPSLDFSSFSKSHLPLLHDFRSKLHLEEPFAPEVVKQWQMALREAGKIKGWELKDRGCSSSASEIRRTSQ; the protein is encoded by the exons ATGGCTCCAAAGAGGGAGAGAGCACCATTAGAAACAATCAACCAGGTTTTCCCGAGCTTCAAAGGACCCGACACCCGTCAGGGGTTCACGGATGTCCTGTACCATGCCCTCGTAGATGCAGGAGTTCGCGTCTTCAGATTCGATGAGGAGATCTGCAAAGGCGAGGATATTGGTGAGGAAAAACTAAGAGCTATCCAGGAATCCGGGGTCTTCGTGCTGATCTTCTTCATAACCTATGCTTCAAGTAAGTGGTGCCTGATGGAAATGAGCCATGATGCAGCA TTCCCATCCCTTGATTTTTCCAGCTTCTCGAAGAGCCATTTGCCACTGCTTCACGACTTCAGGAGCAAACTTCATCTCGAGGAGCCATTTGCTCCTGAAGTCGTGAAGCAGTGGCAAATGGCTCTTCGAGAAGCTGGAAAAATCAAGGGATGGGAACTGAAGGATAGAGG TTGTTCCTCTTCTGCTTCTGAGATTCGCAGAACATCACAATGA
- the LOC116189882 gene encoding leucine-rich repeat-containing protein 40-like: MLRSIWMPQSKIKELPTSIGMLKRLEELNAEGCELLAEIPSTIKWLTCLRVLNLEGTCVSQSPPKLPTSLTELYVSSTSLQIVPKLPMLHNLVGLVLSNGNCFGESGQLRPSKLQGIGNLCGLEELKLKLNITSISEEFSSLSQLQSLTLECPNLQSRPPLPSSLSKLILESLKKRTKLPRLSNLKNRF; this comes from the coding sequence ATGCTGAGAAGCATCTGGATGCCACAAAGTAAGATTAAGGAGTTGCCAACCTCCATCGGGATGCTGAAGAGGCTTGAAGAGCTGAATGCTGAGGGGTGTGAATTACTCGCAGAGATTCCATCAACAATCAAGTGGCTTACCTGCTTGAGGGTCTTGAATTTAGAAGGAACTTGCGTCTCTCAATCGCCACCAAAGCTTCCGACCAGTTTGACTGAGCTATATGTCTCATCAACTTCACTGCAAATAGTTCCAAAACTCCCGATGTTGCATAATTTAGTTGGATTGGTTCTATCAAATGGAAATTGTTTTGGTGAATCAGGCCAACTACGACCTTCGAAGTTGCAGGGGATTGGGAATCTATGCGGTCTGGAGGAGTTGAAACTGAAGCTTAACATCACTTCCATTTCTGAAGAGTTCAGCTCCCTTTCTCAGCTACAGAGTCTTACTTTGGAGTGCCCAAATTTGCAGTCTCGCCCACCTCTTCCATCTAGCTTGTCAAAGTTGATTCTAGAAAGCCTCAAGAAAAGGACCAAACTGCCACGACTTTCTAATTTGAAAAATCGTTTCTAG